TGGTGCAGCGGTCCTCGACCCACATCGTCAAGAGCGCCTCGCTGATGGAGATCGGGCTGGGCGCCCTCTACTCGGAGCGGGCGCTCGCAGCGGGCATGACCACCGAGAAGGCCGACCTCGTCTTCGCCTCGCTCCCCTACCGGATCATGCACGAGTTCCAGATCCCGCTCTACGACCGGATCCGCGAGCAGGACGCCGACTTCTACGCCCGCATGGAGGCTGCCGGCTTCGACCTCGACTTCGGGGCCGACGACTCGGGCCTGTTCATAAAGTACCTCCGTCGCGGCTCCGGCTACTACATCGACGTGGGCGCCGCCGAGCTCGTCGCCGACGGCGAGGTGAAGCTGGCGAAGGGCGAGGTCTCCCACCTCACCGAGGACGCCGTCGTGCTCGAGGACGGGACGACGCTGCCGGCGGACCTCGTCGTCTACGCGACGGGCTACGGGTCGATGAACGGCTGGGCCGCGGACCTCATCAGCCCGGAGGTCGCCGACCGGGTCGGCAAGGTGTGGGGCCTCGGCTCCGACACGCCGAAGGACCCCGGTCCGTGGGAGGGCGAGCAGCGCAACATGTGGAAGCCCACCCAGCAGCCCGGGCTCTGGTTCCACGGCGGCAACCTCCACCAGTCGCGGCACTACTCGCTCTACCTCGCGCTGCAGCTCAAGGCGCGCTTCGAGGGCATCGCGACGCCGGTGTTCGCCCAGGCGGAGGTGCACCACCGGTCCTGAGGACCGGACCACCGGACGACCAGCCGGGGGTACGACGCGGGAGCGACCCGCGTCGTACCCCCGGCTCCGTCGGGTCCGGCGGGACGGGTCCGGCGGGACGGGTCAGGCGGGACGGGTTAGGCGCGGCGGCGCTTCGGGGCCGGGCGCACGACGAGCACCGGGCACGGCGCGTACTGCTGCACGCGCTGTGCGGTGCTGCCCAGCAGCACCCGGTCGCTGAGCCCGCGGCCGCCGCTGGCCACGACGACGAGCCCCGCGTCGACCTGCTCGGCGACCTTGATGATCTCGTTGGCCGGCGATCCGGAGCGCACCTTGCGGTGCACCTTCGGCCCCCAGCCGTCGAAGACGGCCGCGATGACGTCGATCGAGGCCTTCGCCGCGTCGCGGAAGCCGGCGACGGACGACGCCGCGTCGACGCGACCCGCGTCGGACAGCTCGTCGACGAACGAGACGGCCGCCAGCGGACGCACGACCGCGAGCACCGTGATGGCGCTCAGCGCCTCCGGCGCGGCGAGGGCCCGCAGGTGCCGGGCTGCGGCGAGGGACTGCTTCGAGCCGTCCGTGGCGACGACGACGTGCATGCTCATCGGTGCTCCTCCCCCGTGGGTCGCTCGTCGTCCCTGCTCGTGCGCGCCGCCGCACCCGGCGGCGGCCGGGTCTCGCCCCGCCGACCGAAGGCCCGCTCCGCGACGTACAGGAGCAGGCCGAGCGCGAGGAGCCCGGCGCACCAGAGCAGGGACGTGGGGTCGTCGACCACGACGTAGACCAACAGGCCCGCGTTGCCGACGATCCCGATCCCGAGCAGGGCGGTCGGCGCACGGAAGGTGTCGGCCGGGCGCTCGTCGCGCCGCAGCACGAACGCGGCGACGATGACGAGCGCGTAGATGAACAGGGTGAACACCACCGTGACCGTGGCGAGGCGCTCCACCACCCCGCTCGACCCGCCGATCCCGGCCGCGTCGAGGGTGTGGCCGACGACGAGCAACGTCGTCACGACGAGCGCCGAGAAGATCAGCGCCACCCACGGGCTGCGGCGCGCGGCGTGCACCTTCGCGAAGACGCCGGGCACGACGTCCTCCCGGGCCATGCCGTAGAGGATGCGCGACTGGGTCACCAGCGCGACCAGCGTCGTGTTGGTGATCGCGACCATGGCGACGATGGCGAAGATCGTCGTCATCACGCCCACGGGCACGGGGATGATGTCGGCCTTGACGACCTCGAGCAGCGCCGCGTCGGACTCGGCCAACGTGTCGATCGGCACCGTCAGCGCCGCCGTCATCGCGACGACCACGTAGATGATCCCCGCCCCGACCATGCCGCCGATGAGGGCGCGGGGGAAGGTGCGGGACGGGTCGACGGTCTCCTCGGCCACGTTGGCCGCGTTCTCGAAGCCCGTCATGGCGAAGAAGGCGAGGGCGACACCGGCGACCACGGCGAAGACCGGGCTGCCGTCGGTGTCGAACTGCACCAGCACGGAGAAGTCCGCCTCGCCCCGGCTCACGTAGACGATGCCGATGAGCACCACGACCGCGAGGCCGGCGACCTCGACGAACGTCATCACCATGTTGGCGACCACCGACTCGGTGATGCCGATGAAGTTCACGACCGCGAGCGACGCCACGAAGATCACGGCGATGAGCAGCGGCGGGGGCAGCTCCCAGACCTGCGCGAAGTACGACGAGAAGCCGGTCGCCAGCGACCCCGCCGCCGCGAAGGTCGCCGACAGCATGCAGATCGTGATGATGAAGGTGAGGAACGGCTTGCCGAACGCCTTGCTCACGTAGAGCGCCGCACCGGCCGCCTGGGGGTGCTTCGTGACCAGCTCGGCGTAGGCCAGCCCGGTCAGCGTCGCGACCGTGACACCCGCGAGGAAGGCGAGCCAGAAGGCACCGCCCACCGCGGCGGCGACGGCGCCGATGAGCACGTAGATGCCCGAGCCGAGCACGTCGCCCAGCACGTAGAAGAAGAGCAACCGGCCGGAGATCGACCGTTGGAGGTTGTCGTCGTCGTCGAGCTCCGTCGAGGCCGCGTGCGCGGCCTTCGTCAGCGGGTCGTGCGCGGGGTCGGCCATGTCCTGCCTTCCGAGAGGCTGCTGGCGGGGAGGTACCCACCACGGGTGCACGCACCCGTCCGCAGACCGGCCACTGAACCCACCGACGGAGTCGGTGTCAACCGTCGCTCAGAGCAGGCGGCGGTCCGAGGCCCAGCGGGTCAGCTCGTGGCGCGAGGACAGCTGGAGCTTGCGGAGCACGCTCGACATGTGGGTCTCGACGGTCTTCACCGAGATGAAGAGCTCCTTCGCGACCTCCTTGTAGGCGTACCCCCGCGCGATGAGCCGCATCACCTCGCGCTCGCGCTCGGAGAGCCGGTCGAGGTCGCTGTCGACCTCCGCCACCTGGATCGCCCCGGCGAACGCGTCGAGCACGAACCCGGCGAGCCGCGGCGAGAACACGGCGTCCCCGTCCGCGACGCGGCCGATGGCGTCGACGAGCTCCGCACCGCTGATCGTCTTCGTGACGTAGCCCCGCGCGCCCCCGCGGATCGTGCCGATGACGTCCTCGGCGGCGTCGCTGACGCTCAGCGCGAGGAAGCGCGTGCCGGGCACGGTCGTCTGCGTGCGCCGGATGACCTCGACCCCGCCGCCGCCCGGCAGGTGCACGTCGAGCAGCACGACCGCGGGACGCTCCCGCTCCACCGCGGCGACCGCCGTGTCCACGTCGGCCGCCTCCGCGACCACGGTCACGGCCGCCGGCGCGGCCGCGAGCTCGCTCCGCACCCCCGTGCGGAACATGTGGTGGTCGTCGACCACCACGACCCGCACCGGCCGCGGCGCTGCGCCCGGCTGACCCGGCTGACCCGGCTGACCCGGCTGACCCGGCTGACCCGGCTGACCCGGTACGTCGCGTCCTGCGTCGCTCACCGCACTCCCCTCCCTGCTGCGTCGGTGCTCCCGACGCCCTGCTCCGACCGGCCCGGCTGGCCCGGGTGGCCCGGCTGGCCCGGCTGCTGCGCCTGCTCGTCGGGCGCGGGCAGGTGCACCCGCACCTCGGTGCCCTCGCCCGGCGCGGACCGGATCCGCGCCGTACCGCCGTGGCGGACCATGCGGTCCACGATGCTGCCGCGCACGCCGTGCCGGTCGGCGGGCAGGTCGTCGGGGTCGAAGCCGGCGCCACGGTCGCGGACGAAGACGTCGACCGCTCCGGCGAGCACCTCGACGTAGACGTCGACGCGTCCCGTGCCGGCGTGCTTCGCGGCGTTGACGACCGCCTCGCGGACCGCGGCCACCACGGGCTGCACCCGTTCCGACCACGGTGCGTCGCCCACGGCGACGACCTCGACCTCGATGCCGTGGTCGTCCTCGACGGCCGCGGCGACCGCGCGGACGGCGGCCGCCAGGGTCTCGGGAGCGGCCCCCCGGCCGGCGCCGGGCGACCCCGGACGCTCCTCCGCGAACAGCCACGCCCGCAGGTCGCGCTCCTGGGCGCGGGCGAGCCGGGCCACGGTCGCGGCGTCGGCGGCGTTCTTCTGGATGAGCGCGAGCGTCTGGAGCACCGAGTCGTGGAGGTGCGCGGCGACGTCGGCCCGCTCCTGGCTGCGGATCCGCTCCGTGCGCTCCTCGCCGAGGTCCCGCACGAGTCGCGCCACCCACGGCCCGACGACCACCGCGAGGCCGCCGATGCCCAGGAGCACGGCCAGCACCACCTCGCGCGCGGCCCCGATCCCTCCGTCGCGGAAGCCCAGCAGCACCAGGCCGGCGCCCAGCAGCGCGGTGCCCAGCGCGATCCGTGTCCAGGCGGCCCAGCCGCCCGAGCCGAGCACCATGCCGACCGGGTCCATCCGCTCGGTGCGCTCGACCCAGCGCTCGCGCTGCACCTCGTCGGCCTGGCGCCACAGGAGTGCCACGCCGCCCGCGACGAGGGCGACGGCCCAGACGAGGGCGCCGCGGCCGACGACGGCCTCGACGGCCAGCACGATGCCCACCGAGAGCACCCCGACGACGATCGCGTCGCCGGTGCGTCCCGCGGGCCGACCCAGCAGGCCGCGGGGGCGTCGGCCGTCCCGCGCGGCGCCGGCCAGCCCCGGGGCGGCGCCGGCGCGGTCGACGAGGGGCGCCGCCGGCAGGAACAACCAGTACGCGCCGTACAGCACCGCGCCGAGCCCTCCGAGCACCGTGGCGACGACGAAGCCGATCCGGAGCGCCAGGACCGGGAGCCCGAGGTGGTCCGCCAGCCCCGCGGCCACGCCGCCGACGAGGCCGTGCTCGAGGTCGCGGCCCGCGCGCCGCGGCACGGGGGGCGGAGCGGTCGGCGGAGCAGTGGTCGTCATGGTGCCGCCATCGTCACACGCCCGCAGGTGTGCGCACATCGGGACGAACCCCGAGCCGACCCCGAGACGGCGACGCCCCCGCCCCGACCGCACCCCGCGCACCGACCGGGCCGGGACCGGGGCAGGATCAGGGGCGTCCCCGATGGTGGGGAGCCGCCCCTGCGACCACGCTGGATCCCATGATGACGACACAGGACGGGCCCGGCGCGGGGCCCGACAGCAGCCACTCCCCCGGCAGCTCCACCGGTAGCTCTTCCGGCAGCTCCAGCGGCCCCCGCGTGGGCGGCGAGGAGATGCGCGACCTGAAGCGGCTGCGCCGCACGCGCGGCGACCGGTACGTCGCGGGCGTCGCCGGCGGCCTGGCCCGGCACTTCGACGTCGACCCCGTGGTCCCCCGCGTGGCGCTCGCCGTGCTGGTGCTCTTTGGGGGCAGCGGGCTGCTGCTCTACGGCGCGCTCTGGCTCCTGGTCCCGGTGGACGACACCGACGAGGCGGTCGTCTCGCTCGACGACCGCAGCCGCAACGTCGCCCTCCTCATCGCGGCCGCGCTGGCCGGCCTCGCGCTCCTCGGCGACCTCGTCAGCGGCTGGGTGCCGTGGCCGCTGCTGTTCCTCGGTCTCGTCGTCGCCCTCGTCGTGGGGCAGCACCAGCGCCGGTCCGAGGAGCGGGCGCGGAACTGGGCGTCCTACGCGATGCCGCACGTGCCGACCGCCGCACCGACCGCACCGGACGCACCGACCGCGGCAGGGGCCGCGCATCCGGCCGCGCACCCGGGCTCGCCGTACGCCCCCGGGTCGCCCTACGCCCCCGGCTGGCCCTCCGCCTCGTACGGGCCCACCTCGCCGTACGCCGCGCCGCCGGCCGTGCCGCTGACCAAGGAGCAGGACGACGCCACGGTGCCGCCGGTGCCGCCGGTGCCGCCGTTCCCCCCGGCCCGCCCGGTGCCCCCGGTCCCGCCGGTCCGGCGTCCCCGCAAGCCGGGCCCGATCCTGTTCTGGTTCACCCTGGCGCTCGCGTCGCTCGGCGTCGGCGTGCTCGCGGTCGTCGACCTCGCGGGAGCGGACGTCGCCGCCTCGGCGTACCCGGCGCTCGCCCTGGCCGTCGTCGGCGCCGTGCTCGTCGTCGGCTCCTTCTTCGGTCGCCCCGGCGGCCTGATCCTGCTCGGGCTCGTGCTCGTGCCCGCCGTGGCGATCGCCCTCGTCGCGGAGAACGTCACCGGCGCGCGCCTCGAGGTGCGGCCCACCGCGGCGTCGACCCTCGACGACCGCTACACGCTCGGGGCCGGGGAGACGGTGATCGACCTCGGCGACGTCCAGGACGTCGCGGCGCTCGAGGGGCGCCACCTGACGGTGGAGAGCGGGGTCGGCCGGATCGAGGTCGTGCTGCCCGAGGGCCTCGACGCGGCGGTGCGCACCGACGTGGGCTTCGGCTCCGTGCGGCTGCTCGACCGCTCCGGCGACGGTCCGGGGCTGTCGCTCAACCAGGCGTACGACGCGCCGGGCACGACCCCCGGCGTCGACGAGCTGACGGCGCTCAGCCTCGACGTCCGGCTCGGGCTGGGCGAGGTCGTGGTGGTGACCCGATGAGCGCGCACGAGCCGACCGCACCGATCACGCGCCGCACCCCCGAGGAGAACGCCATGCCCGACGACCACCGCGACCACCGCGACACCGCTCCCCTCACGGACCTGCTCGAGGAGCCGGCCACGACCGCCGCGACGTCCCACCCCGGGCCGGCGGCACGATCGGGGTGGGCCGCCGGGCTGCACCCGGTCAACGTCGGCCACCTCGTGATGGGCATCGCCTTCCTCGGGCTCGCCGGGGTGTGGGCGCTGCTGGCGTCGGGCGCCGCGGACGCGAGCGACACCCGCTGGCTCCTGCCGATCCCGTGGCTCGCGGCCGGCGCCGCGGGCTTGGCCGCCACCGTGTGGCGCCGCCCGGTCGCCGACCGCGGCCGCTGACCGTCAGCGGCCGTGGCCGTGGCCCGGACGTCGGTCGACCCACGCGTCGCGGGCCGCGACGACGACGTCCGGGTGATCGGCGAAGAGCACGTCCACGCCCGCGTCGAGGAACGCCGTGGCCTCGGCCGCCAGGTCGCCGTGGGCGTTCGGGTCGGTCCCGGTGCGGAAGTTCGTCGCCATGAACTGGTTCTCCGCCCGCAGGGTCCACACGACGACCTCCAGCCCCGCGCGGTGGGCGTCGCGCACGACGCCGCTCGGACGGCCGGTGGCACCGGTGGCCGGGTCCCGCGGCAGCACCCGGTCCTTGTGCGGGGCGAGCTGGTCGGCGTACCGCGCGACCCAGCGCAACCCGCTCCGCGTCAGCAGGTCGTCGTAGGTGACGTCGCTGCCCGCGGCCACGAGGTCGTAGGGCGCGCCCGCGGCGTCCACGAGCTGCACGAGGCGCACGTCGGTCAGCTCGTCGAGCTCCTGGAGGTTGCCGACCTCGAAGGACTGCACGACCACCGGGTCCCGCTCGTCGTCGAGCCCGTGCGCGTCGAGCAGCTCCACGAGGGGCTCCTCGAGGCTGAGCCCGATGGAGTCGAAGTAGGTGGGGTGCTTCGTCTCCGGCGCGACGCCGATCTCGCGGCCGGTCTCCTCCGACAGCTCGGCGGCGAGGTCCAGCACCTCCTCCAACGTCGGCACCGGGTGGAGCCCGTCGTAGGCCGTGTTCCCTGGCCGCACCGCCGGCAGCCGCTCGACGGCGCGCAGCGTGCGCAGCTCGGCGAGGGTGAGGTCCTCGGTGAACCAGCCGGTGACGGGGCGTCCGTCGATCACCTTCGTCGTGCGGCGGTCGGCGAGCTCGGGGTGGTCGGCGACGTCCGTGGTGCCGGAGAGCTCGTTCTCGTGGCGGGCGACCAGCACGCCGTCCTTCGTCGCCACCACGTCGGGCTCGATCATGTCGGCACCCTGCGCGACCGCGAGCTCGTACGCCGCGAGCGTGTGCTCCGGGCGGTACCCCGACGCGCCACGGTGGGCGATCACCTCGGGCTGCGCGTGACGCCCGTGACCCTGACCGTGACCCTGACCGTGACCGTGACCGTGGCCCCGCTCGCGGTGGTCGGCGGCCGGGCCGGCCGCCGTGGCGGTCGCGGGAGCGAGGAGACCTGCGCCGAGGCAGGTGGCGAGGGCGACGGTCAGCGCGGCCGAGCGGGCACGGGGGAACAGCAGGGTCCGAGAGGTCATGCGGGCCACCGAAACCGACGCCGGCGACGCCTCGTGGTCCCGCGCGTGGCGTGGCGGTGACACGCGGCCCAGCGGCCGGTGAACCGCGTCAGCGCGCCGGCAGCGCCTCGGAGGTCAGGGTGCGGGCAAAGTCGACGAGCCGGTCCTCGCCGATGGTCCCGTAGACCACGACCACGGCGGTGTCGGTCGCGGGCTCGGCGCCGGGCGCGGCCGTCTCCCCGTCCGGCACGGGCACGGCGACCTCGGCCTGGGTGTAGAGCGCCTCGTCCTTGCCCTCGCTCGCCGCCGACCAGTCACCGGAGAGGAGGGGGTCGTCGTTGGGCACGTCGATGGCGCCGTCGACCTCGTACGGGTCGCCCAGCACCCGGTCGAGGACCGCGCCGGAGTCGCCGCGCACGACCTTGACGCCGACGAACTCGTCGCCGTCCACGAGGATTCCCAGCGTCCACTCGGGGTTGGGGCCGAGCGGGAAGAGGGCCGACGTGGCGACCCAGCCGTCCGGGAGCGACGGCGGGTAGACGACCGGGAAGCCGGCCTCCTGGCCGGCCCGCACGGCCTCGACGTAGTCGACCTCCGTGACGGGCATGTCGGGGTCGGAGCGCGCGAAGTCGCGCACGACCACGAAGGCGACGACGGCGAGGACCAGCACGACCATGGAGACGACCAGGCCACCGAAGCTGCGGTTGTAGCGACCGGGGCGACCGGCGGGCGGGGACGTCTGCGACACGCCCCCAGTGTCTCAACCCGGTCGCGACCGACCGACGGGCGGGTTCATCACCCCGCAGATGCGGCACTGTTGGAACGAATGTGCCGCAAATGAGGCATGATGGCCGGCGTGGACACCTACCGCGTGAGCGAGGCCGCCGAGCTCCTGGGCGTCAGCGACGACACCGTGCGCCGCTGGATCGACGCCGGGCGCCTGCCCGCGCGCCGGGACGGCGGGCGGACGGTGGTCGACGGCGCCGAGCTCGCGGCGTACCTCGCCGCCGAGGCGGACGCGCCCACCGACCCCCGGGCGCGCTCGGTCAGCGCCCGGAACCGGCTGCCCGGCATCGTGACGCGCGTCGTCGCCGACACGGTGATGGCGCAGGTCGAGATCCAGTGCGGCCCCTACCGCGTCGTCTCGCTCATGAGCGCCGAGGCCGCCACCGAGCTCGGCCTCGCGCCCGGTTCCCGCGCCGTCGCGTCCGTGAAGTCGACGAGCGTCGTCGTCGAACGTCCCTGAACCCGCTTCCCCCGATCACCTCGTCCACCAGGAGCACCGTGAACCGCCCGACCCTGCGCACCGCCACCCCCGCCCTCCTCCTCGCCCTGCTGCCCCTCGCCGCGTGCGGCGACGACGACGCCGACGCGGGGAGCGAGGGCGGCGAGCTGACCGGCTCCATCACGGTCGCGGCCGCCGCGTCGCTCACGGGGACGTTCGAAGACCTCGCCGCGCAGTTCGAGGCCGAGCACGACGGCGTCGAGGTCGACCTGGTCTTCGACTCCTCCGGCACGCTGGCCGACCAGGCGGCCGAGGGTGCGCCGGGCGACGTGCTCGCGACGGCCGACCTCCGCTCGATGGAGCGCGCCGCCGACGCGCAGGCCGAGGAGCCGGTCGTCTTCGCGACCAACGACC
This Nocardioides alkalitolerans DNA region includes the following protein-coding sequences:
- a CDS encoding helix-turn-helix domain-containing protein; its protein translation is MAGVDTYRVSEAAELLGVSDDTVRRWIDAGRLPARRDGGRTVVDGAELAAYLAAEADAPTDPRARSVSARNRLPGIVTRVVADTVMAQVEIQCGPYRVVSLMSAEAATELGLAPGSRAVASVKSTSVVVERP
- a CDS encoding PspC domain-containing protein; translated protein: MTTTAPPTAPPPVPRRAGRDLEHGLVGGVAAGLADHLGLPVLALRIGFVVATVLGGLGAVLYGAYWLFLPAAPLVDRAGAAPGLAGAARDGRRPRGLLGRPAGRTGDAIVVGVLSVGIVLAVEAVVGRGALVWAVALVAGGVALLWRQADEVQRERWVERTERMDPVGMVLGSGGWAAWTRIALGTALLGAGLVLLGFRDGGIGAAREVVLAVLLGIGGLAVVVGPWVARLVRDLGEERTERIRSQERADVAAHLHDSVLQTLALIQKNAADAATVARLARAQERDLRAWLFAEERPGSPGAGRGAAPETLAAAVRAVAAAVEDDHGIEVEVVAVGDAPWSERVQPVVAAVREAVVNAAKHAGTGRVDVYVEVLAGAVDVFVRDRGAGFDPDDLPADRHGVRGSIVDRMVRHGGTARIRSAPGEGTEVRVHLPAPDEQAQQPGQPGHPGQPGRSEQGVGSTDAAGRGVR
- a CDS encoding DUF4245 family protein: MSQTSPPAGRPGRYNRSFGGLVVSMVVLVLAVVAFVVVRDFARSDPDMPVTEVDYVEAVRAGQEAGFPVVYPPSLPDGWVATSALFPLGPNPEWTLGILVDGDEFVGVKVVRGDSGAVLDRVLGDPYEVDGAIDVPNDDPLLSGDWSAASEGKDEALYTQAEVAVPVPDGETAAPGAEPATDTAVVVVYGTIGEDRLVDFARTLTSEALPAR
- a CDS encoding glycerophosphodiester phosphodiesterase encodes the protein MTSRTLLFPRARSAALTVALATCLGAGLLAPATATAAGPAADHRERGHGHGHGQGHGQGHGRHAQPEVIAHRGASGYRPEHTLAAYELAVAQGADMIEPDVVATKDGVLVARHENELSGTTDVADHPELADRRTTKVIDGRPVTGWFTEDLTLAELRTLRAVERLPAVRPGNTAYDGLHPVPTLEEVLDLAAELSEETGREIGVAPETKHPTYFDSIGLSLEEPLVELLDAHGLDDERDPVVVQSFEVGNLQELDELTDVRLVQLVDAAGAPYDLVAAGSDVTYDDLLTRSGLRWVARYADQLAPHKDRVLPRDPATGATGRPSGVVRDAHRAGLEVVVWTLRAENQFMATNFRTGTDPNAHGDLAAEATAFLDAGVDVLFADHPDVVVAARDAWVDRRPGHGHGR
- a CDS encoding APC family permease, which produces MADPAHDPLTKAAHAASTELDDDDNLQRSISGRLLFFYVLGDVLGSGIYVLIGAVAAAVGGAFWLAFLAGVTVATLTGLAYAELVTKHPQAAGAALYVSKAFGKPFLTFIITICMLSATFAAAGSLATGFSSYFAQVWELPPPLLIAVIFVASLAVVNFIGITESVVANMVMTFVEVAGLAVVVLIGIVYVSRGEADFSVLVQFDTDGSPVFAVVAGVALAFFAMTGFENAANVAEETVDPSRTFPRALIGGMVGAGIIYVVVAMTAALTVPIDTLAESDAALLEVVKADIIPVPVGVMTTIFAIVAMVAITNTTLVALVTQSRILYGMAREDVVPGVFAKVHAARRSPWVALIFSALVVTTLLVVGHTLDAAGIGGSSGVVERLATVTVVFTLFIYALVIVAAFVLRRDERPADTFRAPTALLGIGIVGNAGLLVYVVVDDPTSLLWCAGLLALGLLLYVAERAFGRRGETRPPPGAAARTSRDDERPTGEEHR
- a CDS encoding universal stress protein, which encodes MSMHVVVATDGSKQSLAAARHLRALAAPEALSAITVLAVVRPLAAVSFVDELSDAGRVDAASSVAGFRDAAKASIDVIAAVFDGWGPKVHRKVRSGSPANEIIKVAEQVDAGLVVVASGGRGLSDRVLLGSTAQRVQQYAPCPVLVVRPAPKRRRA
- a CDS encoding PspC domain-containing protein, producing MMTTQDGPGAGPDSSHSPGSSTGSSSGSSSGPRVGGEEMRDLKRLRRTRGDRYVAGVAGGLARHFDVDPVVPRVALAVLVLFGGSGLLLYGALWLLVPVDDTDEAVVSLDDRSRNVALLIAAALAGLALLGDLVSGWVPWPLLFLGLVVALVVGQHQRRSEERARNWASYAMPHVPTAAPTAPDAPTAAGAAHPAAHPGSPYAPGSPYAPGWPSASYGPTSPYAAPPAVPLTKEQDDATVPPVPPVPPFPPARPVPPVPPVRRPRKPGPILFWFTLALASLGVGVLAVVDLAGADVAASAYPALALAVVGAVLVVGSFFGRPGGLILLGLVLVPAVAIALVAENVTGARLEVRPTAASTLDDRYTLGAGETVIDLGDVQDVAALEGRHLTVESGVGRIEVVLPEGLDAAVRTDVGFGSVRLLDRSGDGPGLSLNQAYDAPGTTPGVDELTALSLDVRLGLGEVVVVTR
- a CDS encoding response regulator transcription factor, whose product is MRVVVVDDHHMFRTGVRSELAAAPAAVTVVAEAADVDTAVAAVERERPAVVLLDVHLPGGGGVEVIRRTQTTVPGTRFLALSVSDAAEDVIGTIRGGARGYVTKTISGAELVDAIGRVADGDAVFSPRLAGFVLDAFAGAIQVAEVDSDLDRLSEREREVMRLIARGYAYKEVAKELFISVKTVETHMSSVLRKLQLSSRHELTRWASDRRLL